Within Salmo trutta chromosome 30, fSalTru1.1, whole genome shotgun sequence, the genomic segment acgcacccctcccatggacggcatggaagaacaccagtaagtcagtgactcagcccctgtaaaagggttagaggcagagaatcccagtgggaagaggggaaccgacaaggcagagacagcaagggcggttcgttgctccagcctttccgttcaccttcacactcctgggccagactatacttaatcataggacctactgaagagataagtcttcagtaaagacttaaaggttgagactgagtctgcgtctctcacatgggtaggcagaccattccataaaaatggagctctataggagaaagccctacctccagccgtttgcttagaaattctagggacaattaggaggcctgcgtcttgtgaccgtagcgtacgtgtaggtatgtacggcaggaccaaatcggaaagataggtaggagcaagcccatgtaatgctttgtaggttagcagtaaaaccttgaaatcagcccttgccttaacaggaagccagtgtagggaggctagcactggagtaatatgatcaaattttttggttctagtcaggattctagcagccgtatttagcactaactgaagtttgtttagtgctttatccgggtagccggaaagtagagcattgcagtagtcgagcctagaagtaacaaaagcatggattaatttttctgcgtcatttttggacagaaagtttctgatttttgcaatgttacgtagatggaaaaaagctgtccttgaagcagtcttgatatgttcttcaaaagagagatcagggtccagagtaacgccgaggtccttcacagttttatttgagacgactgtacaaccatccagattaattgtcagattcaacagaagatctctttgtttcttgggacctaggacaagcatctctgttttgtccgagtttaaaagtagaacatttgcagccatccacttccttatgtctgaaacacaggcttctagcgagggcaattttggggcttcaccatgtttcattgaaatgtacagctgtgtgtcgtccgcatagcagtgaaatttaacattatgttttcgaatgacatccccaagaggtaaaatatatagtgaaaacaatagtggtcctagaacggaaccttgaggaacaccgaaatttacaattgatttgtcagaggacgaaccattcacagagacaaactgatatctttccgacagataagatctaaaccaggccagaacttgtccatgtagaccaatttgggtttccaatctctccaaaagaatgtggtgatcgatggtatcaaaagcggcactaagatctaggagcatgaggacagatgcagagcctcggtctgacgtcattaaaaggtcatttaccaccttcacaagtgcagtctcagtgctatgatggggtctaaaaccagactgaagcgtttcgtatacattgtttgtcttcaggaaggcagtgagttgctgcgcaacaactttttcaaaattttttgagaggaatggaagattcgatataggccgatagttttttataatttctgggtcaagattcggctttttcaagagaggctttattactgccacttttagtgagcttggtacacatccggtggatagagagccgtttattatgttcaacataggagggccaagcacaggaagcagctctttcagtagtttagttggaatagggtccagtatgcagcttgagggtttggaggccatgattattttcatcattatgtcaagagatatagtagtaaaacactttagtatctcccttgatcctaggtcctggcagagttgtgcagactctggacaatgaagccctggaggaatacccagatttaaagaggagtccgtaatttgctttctaatgatcatgatcttttcctcaaagaagttcataaatttattactgctgaagtgaaagccatcctccatttgcgaatgctgctttttagttagctttgcgacagtgtcaaaaagaaatttcggattgttcttattttcctcaattaagttggaaaaataggatgatcgtgcagcagtgagggctcttcgatactgcgcggtactgtctttccaagctagtcggaagacttccagtttagtgtggcgccatttccgttccaattttctggaagcttgcttcagagctcgtgtattttctgtataccagggagctagtttcttatgacagatgtttttaatttttaggggtgcaactgcatctagggtattgcgcaaggttgaattgagttcctcggttaggtggttaactgattcttgtcctctgacgtccttgggtaggcagagggagtctggaagggcatcaaggaatctttgggttgtctgagaatttatagcacgacttttaatcttccttggttggggtctgagcagattatttgttgcaattgtaaacgcaataaaatggtggtccgatcatccaggattatgaggaaaaacattaagatccacaacatttattccatgggacaaaactaggtccagagtatgactgtggcagtgagtaggtccagagacatgttggacaaaacccactgagtcgatgatggctccgaaagccttttggagtgggtctgtggacttttccatgtgaatgttaaagtcaccaaaaattagaatattatctgctatgactacaagatccgataggaattcagggaactcagtaaggaacactgcatatggcccaggaggcctgtaaacagtagctataaaaagtgattgagtaggctgcatagatttcatgactagaagctcaaaagacgaaaacgtcattgtttttttttttgtaaattgaaatttgctatcgtaaatgttagcaacacctccgcctttgccggatgcacggggggtttggtcactagtgtaaccagggggtgaggcctcatttaacacagtaaattcatcaggcttaagccatgtttcagtcaggccaatcacatcaagattatgatcagtgattagttcattgactataactgccttggaagtgagggatctaacattaagtaacccaattttgagatgtgaagtatcacaatctctttcaataatggcaggaatggaggaggtctttatactagtaagattactgaagcgaacaccgccatttttaattttgcccaaccaagatcgaggcacagacacggtctcaatggggaaggctgagctgactacgctaactgtgctagtggcagactccactaagctggcaggctggctaacagcctgttgcctggcctgcaccctatttcattgtggagctagaggagttagagccctgtctatgttcgtagataagatgagagcacccctccagctaggatggagtccgtcactcctcagcaggccaggcttggtcctgtttgtgggtgaatcccagaaagagggccagctatctacaaattctatcttttgggaggggcagaaaacagttttcatccagcgattgagttgtgagactctgctgtagagctcatcactccccctaactgggagggggccagagacaattaatcgatgccgacacatctttctagctgatttacatgctgaagctatgttgcacttggtgacctctgactgtttcatcctaacatcgttggtgccgacgtggataacaatatctctatactctctacactcgccagttttagctttagccagcaccgtctttagattagccttaacgtcggtagccctgccccctggtaaacagtgtatgatcgctggatgattagttttaagtctaatactgcgggtaatggagtcgccaatgactagggttttcaatttgtcagagctaatggtgggagccgtcggcgtctcagaccccacaacgggaggagcagagaccagagaagtctcggcctccgactccgactcgcttaatggggagaaccggttgaaagtttctgtcggctgaataagcgacaccggttgagcattcctacagcgtttccctccagaagccatgagaaagatgtccggctgcggggaccgtgcgagggggtttatactaacgttactatctgtacttgctggtggcacagacgctgtttcatcctttcctacactgaaatgacccttgcctaacgattgcgtctgaagctgggcttgcagcacagctatccttgccgtaaggcgatcgttctcctgtatattatgagtacaacgactgcaattagaaggcatcatgttaatgttacttagcttcggctgtttgaagtcctgacgaaccatgtccagataaaacctccggggtaggaaagttgaaggaaaaaaaaaaaaaaaagttgagtgagggaaaaagtaaaaatatacggtaatgaaaaagtaaaaaccgtcaggtagcaaagtaaaaacggcaacaaaaacgcacagcagcgtaaacaagtctgcaagttgtgaccggaagcaGCTGTTGTGGTCTAGTACTATCTTTTTGTtagctagggccatctactttaagtTCTGCCTGTTttcccagtagcctacttggtgtgtgaactgctgactgctcataacTTGCAGATAGTTGTTGACACATTAACCAGGATCAAGgggcagggcaatttgtgacttgttttggtaatcagtggctgtattgggGGGGAGTGATTTCACCTCCCCTAGGCAATCAGCAAATAGTACAGGGAGGTGTGCTCTCCACCTCTGCTAGGCAGTTAGCAATTATTGTTTGTTATTCAGTGGTTTTTCAGTGGTTTCTCAGCGGCAGCTGTATGCAGCGGTCATGTCAGTGGCGCCGAAAAAAGACAGTTCTGCGGAGTTGtttgaggaaagaaagagagggaggctcCACACCACTCACTTGGCTATGTTACCTAGTTATTTGCAGATGATCAAAatttgctcttttgtagctttgtcaactatgtgtgtgttttctatacctgttcgcacctctccctgtaggctttacagacattccccaccccttggctgcaacccttctaatttagtgtaccctgccCGCACAAACCATGTGGAATTCCGGGTCTCTGGCAGCGTTTGGAACTGCCAATCTTCGGTCAAGAACGCTGAGTTAATCTCAGacagggctactcatttctcctaCGTGGAGATGTTCTATTTTCTCTCACCTGTCCatttcctcatttgaattccatgttgTCACTATCACTGGTCCACTCAAGTTTAACATTATTGTAATCTATCGCAcaccaggtgcccttggagagttcctcaatgagctttaCACCTTGATAAACTCATTTCCTGACAATGGCTCACCGCTCTTCATACTTGACTTCAACCTCCCAACATCTGCCTTCGAttcatttctttccaactctctctttcccctcctttcctcttttgacctcactcTTTCCCAATCTcctccaactcacaaggcaggcaatactcttgacctcatctttactagaggctgctcacctactaatctcactgtaaccccaccccaggtctctgatcacaaCTTTGTTtcctttctgtctccctttcctccaaccctaaccactcatcCCCTACACAGATGGTCATGCACCGTCGCAATCTTCGCTCTCTCGCTCAACCACTACTCTCCTCTTCTATcatatcatctctcccttctgctaaatccttctcccttctgtctcctgattctgcctcttcgaccctactctcctccctttccgcatcctatgactcgcactgCCCCCTTTCCTACCAGCCGgctcggccctcccctcctgctccatggctgagtaactcattgcgagcttacagaacagggctgagCGAAAATGGAGAACTAAACttcctatcatcctttcactccctcctctctaccttctcttcctctgtagccactgctaaagccactttctaccactctaaattccaagcttCTGCCTTaaaccctaggaaactctttcCCACCTTCTCCTACCTCCGTAATCCTCCACCaactccctcctccctcactgcggacgactttgtcaaccactttgaaaaacaGATTGACGACATCCGCTACTCATtaactcagcctattgagtcatctggtctcactcacacagtactaccctacgccttgactTCTTaaacctctctctccagatgacatcTTGGGACTAGTGAAGTCTGGCCACCTGACAACTTGTCCGCTCAACCccgtcccctcctctcttctccagaccatctctggagaccttctcccattcctcacttccctgtcgtgtctttggcatcattaaactgaaaaTTAATCTTTATCAAAAATTCTCTGTAaatattattacgtgattaaactacttcatgtaactgtaattaactaggaagttggggcaccaaggaaaatattcagattacaaagttataattttcctaatataactttcagatattttaatatctgatcacttagtcttctgattaatgaattattctttacctcacgttagtctcattccaaacgtcgtaaattcttggttatctgcacaaacccagtcttcactatgagtcatccatacatcaattgtcttaaaatcatttatttactaagtacacacagaaatgcataacaaacagtagatatggttacaaagaaatgatagtggaatgtgccctagtgggctaaaccggcatggcggcttgttagacagagGGACTGTTAAGGGCGCGAAAGATAAGACACTacaaagttgataattataacaattgtaatgctaatcctttgcacatgaacgctcactcattcgggaataattgcaatcaatatatatatttacgctcagtgtgtcgtcgggatctctgtttaaaggtttgtttctgttggagagtttgtccgccctctctctctctctgtcgtggttagaatagatagttcagagtgacattcattcatgtcgttatagaatagatgtttcggcggttgtcggtctttgCGTTTAATGATActgaattcctagctgcagactagtaattaatatcaaagacttgttcttattctgtcggtatcgatagtctaagtgTTTAACCACGTGGGATGGTTAAAAGATTCAGCAATCTACTCAAGCCTTATTTCCCTCTGTGATAGAGGCACTGGTCTCGTCTCAACCCTTAgccctctcgtaattgaggtaagctggtctggagTGGGAAAACCCAGGTGGCGGTTTTATTCAGAACAtagaaaagggctgtcccatgaTTCCAGGTCCTGTCTGGGGGCGTGCCAATGACTTAGTGAAAcattaaacagaaatacaattctctcacattaacatcattacatagcatcaCATCATtttacaaatagtttcatctttactcatcattttatacaacaattagatgtaagcctcataactgaggctattgtataaacagcgttatggtaatgtggccgtattgtctctcatgagtttcacaaaattgtaccaaacggaccagttcatagctggattcttcaccaatcttttatacattctccagaacataaatattgttcggacctccagttctgtgaggtggaagaaattcctttgttctctctatgaaaacgcactctctctctatactctggCCATGAGGAGGGGACCTCctctaggaatttacgacctctctgaccacagcagcctgggtgtaggagacagaggtagggggatggtgcagaggtaggtggatggtgcagagggagggggaatagtgctcgctgtacccaaagagggcaacgtcatgacatccctcatcaactcatccctgaccactggctgtgtcccctctgacttcaaaatggcccgagttgctttataaatacatttgattgatttatcaGTTGCATTTCCAGAGGCACAACATCAAAGTCCAATTCAATAGAAATTTGTCGCTAGGCTTTTAAAACATGATTAAACAGTTTATTTAATACAATGATGTTGAGTGACAGTTGCTTTTTTACTGATAAGACAATGGAATGTCACTACCGAGTCTTGAGAGTAGATGGGATCAGTAGTAGCCTAATCTCTGGATTATTTCCAAGAGAGATACCGGTATGTCCGCCAGGGTATAAGCCTAATGAAATAATAACTAGAACATTCTTCCATTAATAAAACAGGTTGTGATAAAATGTGTCATAGTTCAGATTCCCAACCTCCCATGGTTCTCCCACAACCAGGCATGGTACTTGTTCAGTTTATGGTCCTGAGGTTTCAcctatgtaaacacacacacgcacatatacacacaaagtTAACCTTTCTAAATCCATCACTTACATCCAATATTCTTTTTTTAGCATAAAATATTTGCATTTCATCCTGAAATGAAAAATGGAAAACCTGGTCTTGTTGAGGATGGTGGCCACCAGGAGCTTCCAGGGGTCATGGAACAGGGTCTCCTGCACCAGCTGGAAGGGGGAGCGAAGAGGGGTCCACTTCCTCCTGGGGCTCGGGACAGACGGCAAATATAAGAAAAAGGGGTTTTGATAACAAATAAACAGTTTTTTATTAAACTGACATTTCTCTCCAAGAATGGCAAGTTCTGTTAAGCTCAACCTTTTATTAAATTATGACCATCACTCAGTTACTTCCTGCTGAAAGAAGGACTGGTCTGCTGTTTCTCTCCTAATAGTTCTGTGCAGAACAGGAACAACAGGCACCTAAGGCATCACTACACACATTGAATATGTTATTGGTCAATACACTGAAACCCGGTCCAAGAAGATGTAAAATTTATGATGCACATTATGCATCATAACTCCTAGCACAATGCACATACATACTGCTCTGGGGATCTTTTAGTGGTGTACAGCGTCATCCAGTGGTCTGGGGAGATGATAGCAGGGCTTCATCATTCACCTCTGCCTGTATATCCcccacacactttccctcccccactctctcactctcagaaGCAGACTGCACCCTAAGGACTGGGCCATGTAAAGGTGACACAGGAAGCCGCTCTCCTTGACCAATGAGAGCGTCCTGTAGCTCAGTGGGCGGGGCCAGCCTGACCAGCTTCTCTCTCAGCAGCCCTGGCCTCCTCTGGGGACTCTTCTCAAGTACGATATCATCAACTGGCTCCGCCGACACAGCCTGCAGACGCCTCTCAGTCTCAttgtcatcaccatcatcatcacccctTCTCACAGAGGTTTGTATGTTTCTCTCGTTAATGTCCTCATTGGTGTCTGATGGGTGGCCAGTTTCTGTGTCTCTCCCAGCTGCCTGTCTGTGAGTCTGTCGGGGGTATACTGAGTTGACATAGTGCCTTTTCCTCTAACTCTGAGTTCTCTGCTTGTAGGATTTTGCGAAAGAGGCTATTTTTGTGTTATTTGGAGGAAGGCGTAATATTCGACCCTCCTCTTCCATATTCTCCTGTGTCCTGCCTGTCTGTGTCCTGCCTGTATGTGTTCTGCCTGTCATCAGTGACCTCTTAGGTGTGACGTTCCTGATGAccattcctctgtctctcctggctGGGCAGTGGGGTCACAACTGCACTGCCACTCCTGGCTGTGGGGACGTCAAAGTTGTCTATCTGTAGATCCCCTCCGCCATCTTTAAGGAGGAAGGCTTGAAGAGACACTCTGGATGGAACCTCTGTCCCTGGGGACTGCAGAGGTAGACAGATCAGTTACCTCATGTGGAATCATTGATCCGACTTCATGATCTCACTCTGCAATGCACTTAGCCCCTAGCCCTGACAGTAAGATACAGACATACTTCAGTGATGTTTACATGCAACAAGACTTGATAATGAGAGCATATGATGAAGAAATACATCTGAATAATCTTGTTATATAGATGTCCATTTTGCCTGCAGTCTACCCACTTTCCCTCTGCCTCACCACTATCTCCCAG encodes:
- the LOC115168897 gene encoding methyl-CpG-binding domain protein 4-like, which gives rise to MTLYTTKRSPEHPRRKWTPLRSPFQLVQETLFHDPWKLLVATILNKTRILDVKPQDHKLNKYHAWLWENHGRLGI